The following coding sequences lie in one Vitis vinifera cultivar Pinot Noir 40024 chromosome 19, ASM3070453v1 genomic window:
- the LOC132253405 gene encoding ABC transporter C family member 3-like — protein sequence MVGFEAMVTYSGTGFLLNPVFLRAFSASLHLVLLLLLFVSWVCKRIKGGAPENCKRTRFLYYKQTFACCQGLSLLNLLLCFLNYFYWYRNGWSDERLVTLLDLVLRTLAWGAVCVYLHTQFIGSVEPKFPFLLRVWWGFYFSISCYCLVLDIVKRHQSLRIQYLVPDIVYVITGLFLCYSGFLGKNQGEESILREPLLNGSTSISRVESNKSKGEATVTPFSKASFFSLLTFSWIGPLIAEGNKKTLDLEDVPQLDTSNSVAGVFPAFSNKLQCDSGGSSGVTTLKLVKALIFACWAEILLTAFLVLVNTLASYVGPYLIDTFVQYLNGRREFKNEGYLLAMAFFVAKLVECLSVRHWFFRLLSLLGYRVAR from the coding sequence ATGGTGGGATTCGAAGCCATGGTTACGTATTCAGGTACTGGTTTTCTGCTAAACCCCGTCTTTTTACGTGCATTTTCTGCCTCATTGCATCTAGTTTTGTTGCTTCTCCTATTTGTATCATGGGTGTGCAAGAGAATCAAGGGGGGTGCTCCTGAAAATTGTAAGAGGACTAGGTTTTTGTACTATAAGCAAACGTTTGCTTGCTGTCAGGGTCTGTCGCTGTTGAATTTGTTGTTGTGTTTTTTGAACTACTTTTATTGGTATAGAAATGGCTGGTCTGATGAAAGGCTGGTGACCCTTTTGGATTTAGTGCTCAGAACACTTGCCTGGGGAGCAGTTTGTGTATATTTGCACACTCAATTCATTGGTTCTGTTGAACCAAAGTTCCCATTTTTGTTAAGAGTTTGGTGGGGATTTTACTTCTCCATCTCATGTTATTGCCTTGTTCTAGATATTGTCAAGAGACACCAGTCCCTACGAATTCAATATTTGGTGCCCGATATTGTCTACGTCATAACTGGTCTGTTCTTGTGCTATTCGGGATTTTTGGGAAAGAATCAAGGCGAGGAATCGATTCTTAGGGAACCCCTTTTGAATGGTAGTACCAGTATAAGTAGAGTGGAGTCTAATAAATCCAAGGGGGAAGCAACTGTGACCCCCTTTTCAAAAGCTAGTTTTTTTAGCCTTCTTACTTTCTCTTGGATCGGTCCCTTGATTGCTGAGGGTAACAAGAAAACATTAGACCTTGAGGATGTTCCTCAGCTTGATACCAGCAACAGCGTTGCGGGGGTCTTTCCAGCATTTAGTAATAAGCTCCAGTGTGATAGTGGTGGAAGTAGTGGAGTGACCACGCTTAAGCTGGTGAAAGCATTGATCTTTGCATGCTGGGCAGAAATCCTATTGACGGCTTTCTTGGTACTTGTAAACACATTAGCATCTTATGTTGGGCCCTATCTTATTGATACCTTCGTTCAATATCTCAATGGGCGAAGGGAATTCAAAAATGAAGGCTATCTTTTGGCTATGGCTTTTTTTGTTGCGAAGCTTGTTGAGTGCCTTTCAGTGAGGCACTGGTTCTTTAGATTGCTCAGTCTCCTTGGATACAGAGTGGCAAGATAG